One stretch of Nicotiana tabacum cultivar K326 chromosome 18, ASM71507v2, whole genome shotgun sequence DNA includes these proteins:
- the LOC107804253 gene encoding protein ACCUMULATION AND REPLICATION OF CHLOROPLASTS 3, chloroplastic isoform X4: MDLLLPISVRLSAFSRGSLCALSPTNPFNSCSFPHQRIRIKLKCSPEPTRAETNSIFDSRDSNNYEGNRENDMQGEGLKNVWEETEFVEVFGIGSRKDALLDFCLASPSISPALRFWNILMKDSEKVLLQEKLPTEEQFPKWFMQVLPQSFGLDAQGLPHDVSSRIVEVPSAINSCPKAVILVASAAYGTDHVPALDIIRRLKSRNGLVIGIILKPFSFEGRRRYDEVTDLIDKLQRHATVCIVIDTDGLLKKDLLTLDEALKTSYNAVLMAVNAIPILMSDDHIKLLDVIDGGTKELSGPELIKILESYKEAKTGFGSGYNIETSILRAVYDCPFLGLGVKGSNGVIICIIASSGAVNSSNVHSILHTFRQTTGCNGDIVISIVQEPNMEANLIVTTLVTCGYAEQESSQKSNLFSRLAQHLPFIFNILKKPDPPLQTAKESKIDESPVISDMAEFISVDNARKDESVYAGELQTLFRTDSEGASSLRDYDNVSDERKIELSNFDPYSSTDDVGTEEPLVFKRELLTRWNLRPGNDTSVGLATEGTENIEANDMVDNTSTYKLPVGVKQKEQLQTSPGSSNSRTYTGRKSEESKIAQSRDISSLSQDAVDEEYSEIMADVYNSNPSLTERNYASVPKKKGVLSSRAASMLEAERDSKKKWIPIVEMKYRGGIYRGRIEGGLPEGKGWFYFHTGDRWFVNFWKGKANGEGRFYSKLGDVFFGHFKDGWRHGRFLCINIDGTRSTEVWDEGLLQSRKNLDSDTGTG, encoded by the exons ATGGACCTTCTCCTTCCCATTTCAGTGCGACTCTCTGCATTTTCACGCGGTTCACTGTGCGCTCTTTCTCCGACAAATCCCTTCAATTCTTGCTCTTTTCCACACCAGAGAATTAGAATCAAGTTGAAATGCAGCCCCGAGCCTACGCGAGCGGAAACGAACTCGATTTTCGACAGCAGAGACAGTAACAATTATGAAGGGAATCGTGAAAATGATATGCAGGGAGAAGGGTTAAAAAATGTGTGGGAAGAGACTGAGTTTGTGGAGGTATTTGGGATTGGCAGCAGGAAAGACGCTCTGCTTGACTTCTGCTTGGCTTCACCTTCTATTTCCCCCGCTTTAAGATTTTG GAATATTCTCATGAAAGACTCAGAAAAGGTGCTATTACAAGAGAAATTGCCTACAGAAG AACAGTTTCCAAAGTGGTTTATGCAAGTCTTGCCTCAAAGTTTTGGGTTGGACGCTCAAGGTCTTCCACATG ATGTTTCTTCAAGAATTGTGGAAGTTCCATCAGCGATAAATTCATGTCCCAAAGCAGTTATACTT GTGGCTAGTGCGGCTTATGGCACTGATCATGTCCCAGCACTTGATATTATAAGAAGATTAAAGTCCAGAAATGGACTAGTTAttggcatcattttgaagccttTCAGCTTTGAAGGACGAAGGCGCTATGATGAG GTCACGGATTTGATTGACAAACTTCAAAGGCATGCAACTGTCTGTATAG TTATTGACACTGATGGTCTCCTCAAGAAAGATCTATTAACTCTGGATGAGGCTTTGAAGACTTCATATAATGCTGTGCTGATGGCTGTTAATGCCATTCCAATTCTCATGTCT GACGACCACATAAAGCTTCTAGATGTGATAGATGGCGGTACTAAGGAACTGAGTGGTCCAGAGCTAATAAAA ATTCTTGAAAGTTACAAAGAGGCCAAGACTGGATTTGGATCTGGCTACAATATTGAAACTTCAATTCTGCGAGCTGTGTATGACTGCCCCTTCCTTGGTCTGGGAGTAAAG GGCTCAAATGGTGTGATTATATGCATTATTGCAAGTTCAGGTGCTGTAAACTCCAGCAATGTGCATAGCATCTTGCACACGTTTCGTCAAACTACCGGATGCAATGGAGACATTGTGATTTCCATTGTCCAGGAACCCAATATGGAGGCAAATTTAATAGTAACTACTTTAGTTACGTGTGG GTACGCTGAACAGGAATCTTCCCAAAAAAGTAACTTATTCTCTAGACTGGCACAACATCTTCCTTTCATTTTTAATATCCTTAAGAAGCCAGATCCACCACTTCAAACTGCTAAAGAAAGCAAAATCGATGAGAGTCCAGTAATTTCTGATATGGCAGAATTTATTTCTGTGGATAATGCGCGTAAGGATGAGTCAGTCTATGCTGGGGAACTGCAGACATTATTTCGCACTGATAGTGAAGGAGCATCTTCTTTGAG AGATTATGATAATGTTTCtgatgaaaggaagattgaactGTCAAACTTTGACCCTTATTCATCCACGGATGATGTTGGTACTGAAG AACCTCTTGTTTTTAAAAGAGAGCTGCTCACCAGATGGAATCTGAGGCCAGGAAATGACACTTCAGTAGGATTGGCTACAGAAGGGACCGAGAATATAGAAGCCAATGACATGGTTGACAATACCAGCACCTACAAACTTCCGGTTGGTGTAAAGCAGAAAGAACAGTTGCAAACTAGTCCAGGTTCCTCAAACTCAAGAACTTATACGGGGAGGAAATCTGAAGAAAGCAAAATCGCTCAGTCTAGAGATATTTCAAGTCTATCTCAGGATGCAGTGGATGAAGAATACAGCGAAATTATGGCAGATGTTTACAACTCTAACCCTTCCTTGACTGAAAGAAACTATGCCAGTGTTCCAAAAAAGAAAGGAGTTCTCTCTTCTCGGGCGGCCTCTATGCTG GAAGCCGAGCGAGATTCAAAAAAGAAGTGGATTCCTATAGTTGAAATGAAATACAGGGGAGGTATATACAGAGGTCGGATTGAAGGAGGACTTCCCGAAGGAAAG GGGTGGTTTTACTTTCATACTGGGGATCGATGGTTTGTGAACTTTTGGAAGGGAAAGGCTAATGGAGAAGGACGTTTCTATTCAAAGCTTGGTGATGTTTTCTTTGGCCACTTTAAAGATGGATGGCGCCATGGCCGTTTTCTTTGTATCAACATTGACGGGACGAG GAGTACTGAAGTATGGGATGAAGGCCTTCTACAAAGCCGAAAGAATTTGGATTCTGACACCGGAACAGGATAG
- the LOC107804253 gene encoding protein ACCUMULATION AND REPLICATION OF CHLOROPLASTS 3, chloroplastic isoform X3, with amino-acid sequence MDLLLPISVRLSAFSRGSLCALSPTNPFNSCSFPHQRIRIKLKCSPEPTRAETNSIFDSRDSNNYEGNRENDMQGEGLKNVWEETEFVEVFGIGSRKDALLDFCLASPSISPALRFWNILMKDSEKVLLQEKLPTEEQFPKWFMQVLPQSFGLDAQGLPHDVSSRIVEVPSAINSCPKAVILVASAAYGTDHVPALDIIRRLKSRNGLVIGIILKPFSFEGRRRYDEVTDLIDKLQRHATVCIVIDTDGLLKKDLLTLDEALKTSYNAVLMAVNAIPILMSDDHIKLLDVIDGGTKELSGPELIKILESYKEAKTGFGSGYNIETSILRAVYDCPFLGLGVKGSNGVIICIIASSGAVNSSNVHSILHTFRQTTGCNGDIVISIVQEPNMEANLIVTTLVTCGYAEQESSQKSNLFSRLAQHLPFIFNILKKPDPPLQTAKESKIDESPVISDMAEFISVDNARKDESVYAGELQTLFRTDSEGASSLRDYDNVSDERKIELSNFDPYSSTDDVGTEEPLVFKRELLTRWNLRPGNDTSVGLATEGTENIEANDMVDNTSTYKLPVGVKQKEQLQTSPGSSNSRTYTGRKSEESKIAQSRDISSLSQDAVDEEYSEIMADVYNSNPSLTERNYASVPKKKGVLSSRAASMLGCLSLGDGSKYDGMWRYGKKSGLGTFYFNNGDIYRGSWRDDLMHGKGWFYFHTGDRWFVNFWKGKANGEGRFYSKLGDVFFGHFKDGWRHGRFLCINIDGTRSTEVWDEGLLQSRKNLDSDTGTG; translated from the exons ATGGACCTTCTCCTTCCCATTTCAGTGCGACTCTCTGCATTTTCACGCGGTTCACTGTGCGCTCTTTCTCCGACAAATCCCTTCAATTCTTGCTCTTTTCCACACCAGAGAATTAGAATCAAGTTGAAATGCAGCCCCGAGCCTACGCGAGCGGAAACGAACTCGATTTTCGACAGCAGAGACAGTAACAATTATGAAGGGAATCGTGAAAATGATATGCAGGGAGAAGGGTTAAAAAATGTGTGGGAAGAGACTGAGTTTGTGGAGGTATTTGGGATTGGCAGCAGGAAAGACGCTCTGCTTGACTTCTGCTTGGCTTCACCTTCTATTTCCCCCGCTTTAAGATTTTG GAATATTCTCATGAAAGACTCAGAAAAGGTGCTATTACAAGAGAAATTGCCTACAGAAG AACAGTTTCCAAAGTGGTTTATGCAAGTCTTGCCTCAAAGTTTTGGGTTGGACGCTCAAGGTCTTCCACATG ATGTTTCTTCAAGAATTGTGGAAGTTCCATCAGCGATAAATTCATGTCCCAAAGCAGTTATACTT GTGGCTAGTGCGGCTTATGGCACTGATCATGTCCCAGCACTTGATATTATAAGAAGATTAAAGTCCAGAAATGGACTAGTTAttggcatcattttgaagccttTCAGCTTTGAAGGACGAAGGCGCTATGATGAG GTCACGGATTTGATTGACAAACTTCAAAGGCATGCAACTGTCTGTATAG TTATTGACACTGATGGTCTCCTCAAGAAAGATCTATTAACTCTGGATGAGGCTTTGAAGACTTCATATAATGCTGTGCTGATGGCTGTTAATGCCATTCCAATTCTCATGTCT GACGACCACATAAAGCTTCTAGATGTGATAGATGGCGGTACTAAGGAACTGAGTGGTCCAGAGCTAATAAAA ATTCTTGAAAGTTACAAAGAGGCCAAGACTGGATTTGGATCTGGCTACAATATTGAAACTTCAATTCTGCGAGCTGTGTATGACTGCCCCTTCCTTGGTCTGGGAGTAAAG GGCTCAAATGGTGTGATTATATGCATTATTGCAAGTTCAGGTGCTGTAAACTCCAGCAATGTGCATAGCATCTTGCACACGTTTCGTCAAACTACCGGATGCAATGGAGACATTGTGATTTCCATTGTCCAGGAACCCAATATGGAGGCAAATTTAATAGTAACTACTTTAGTTACGTGTGG GTACGCTGAACAGGAATCTTCCCAAAAAAGTAACTTATTCTCTAGACTGGCACAACATCTTCCTTTCATTTTTAATATCCTTAAGAAGCCAGATCCACCACTTCAAACTGCTAAAGAAAGCAAAATCGATGAGAGTCCAGTAATTTCTGATATGGCAGAATTTATTTCTGTGGATAATGCGCGTAAGGATGAGTCAGTCTATGCTGGGGAACTGCAGACATTATTTCGCACTGATAGTGAAGGAGCATCTTCTTTGAG AGATTATGATAATGTTTCtgatgaaaggaagattgaactGTCAAACTTTGACCCTTATTCATCCACGGATGATGTTGGTACTGAAG AACCTCTTGTTTTTAAAAGAGAGCTGCTCACCAGATGGAATCTGAGGCCAGGAAATGACACTTCAGTAGGATTGGCTACAGAAGGGACCGAGAATATAGAAGCCAATGACATGGTTGACAATACCAGCACCTACAAACTTCCGGTTGGTGTAAAGCAGAAAGAACAGTTGCAAACTAGTCCAGGTTCCTCAAACTCAAGAACTTATACGGGGAGGAAATCTGAAGAAAGCAAAATCGCTCAGTCTAGAGATATTTCAAGTCTATCTCAGGATGCAGTGGATGAAGAATACAGCGAAATTATGGCAGATGTTTACAACTCTAACCCTTCCTTGACTGAAAGAAACTATGCCAGTGTTCCAAAAAAGAAAGGAGTTCTCTCTTCTCGGGCGGCCTCTATGCTG GGCTGCTTGTCTCTTGGAGATGGAAGCAAATATGATGGTATGTGGCGCTACGGAAAGAAGTCAGGGTTGGGTACATTTTACTTCAATAATGGTGATATTTATCGGGGGTCATGGAGAGATGATCTCATGCACGGAAAG GGGTGGTTTTACTTTCATACTGGGGATCGATGGTTTGTGAACTTTTGGAAGGGAAAGGCTAATGGAGAAGGACGTTTCTATTCAAAGCTTGGTGATGTTTTCTTTGGCCACTTTAAAGATGGATGGCGCCATGGCCGTTTTCTTTGTATCAACATTGACGGGACGAG GAGTACTGAAGTATGGGATGAAGGCCTTCTACAAAGCCGAAAGAATTTGGATTCTGACACCGGAACAGGATAG
- the LOC107804253 gene encoding protein ACCUMULATION AND REPLICATION OF CHLOROPLASTS 3, chloroplastic isoform X1 translates to MDLLLPISVRLSAFSRGSLCALSPTNPFNSCSFPHQRIRIKLKCSPEPTRAETNSIFDSRDSNNYEGNRENDMQGEGLKNVWEETEFVEVFGIGSRKDALLDFCLASPSISPALRFWNILMKDSEKVLLQEKLPTEEQFPKWFMQVLPQSFGLDAQGLPHDVSSRIVEVPSAINSCPKAVILVASAAYGTDHVPALDIIRRLKSRNGLVIGIILKPFSFEGRRRYDEVTDLIDKLQRHATVCIVIDTDGLLKKDLLTLDEALKTSYNAVLMAVNAIPILMSDDHIKLLDVIDGGTKELSGPELIKILESYKEAKTGFGSGYNIETSILRAVYDCPFLGLGVKGSNGVIICIIASSGAVNSSNVHSILHTFRQTTGCNGDIVISIVQEPNMEANLIVTTLVTCGYAEQESSQKSNLFSRLAQHLPFIFNILKKPDPPLQTAKESKIDESPVISDMAEFISVDNARKDESVYAGELQTLFRTDSEGASSLRDYDNVSDERKIELSNFDPYSSTDDVGTEEPLVFKRELLTRWNLRPGNDTSVGLATEGTENIEANDMVDNTSTYKLPVGVKQKEQLQTSPGSSNSRTYTGRKSEESKIAQSRDISSLSQDAVDEEYSEIMADVYNSNPSLTERNYASVPKKKGVLSSRAASMLEAERDSKKKWIPIVEMKYRGGIYRGRIEGGLPEGKGCLSLGDGSKYDGMWRYGKKSGLGTFYFNNGDIYRGSWRDDLMHGKGWFYFHTGDRWFVNFWKGKANGEGRFYSKLGDVFFGHFKDGWRHGRFLCINIDGTRSTEVWDEGLLQSRKNLDSDTGTG, encoded by the exons ATGGACCTTCTCCTTCCCATTTCAGTGCGACTCTCTGCATTTTCACGCGGTTCACTGTGCGCTCTTTCTCCGACAAATCCCTTCAATTCTTGCTCTTTTCCACACCAGAGAATTAGAATCAAGTTGAAATGCAGCCCCGAGCCTACGCGAGCGGAAACGAACTCGATTTTCGACAGCAGAGACAGTAACAATTATGAAGGGAATCGTGAAAATGATATGCAGGGAGAAGGGTTAAAAAATGTGTGGGAAGAGACTGAGTTTGTGGAGGTATTTGGGATTGGCAGCAGGAAAGACGCTCTGCTTGACTTCTGCTTGGCTTCACCTTCTATTTCCCCCGCTTTAAGATTTTG GAATATTCTCATGAAAGACTCAGAAAAGGTGCTATTACAAGAGAAATTGCCTACAGAAG AACAGTTTCCAAAGTGGTTTATGCAAGTCTTGCCTCAAAGTTTTGGGTTGGACGCTCAAGGTCTTCCACATG ATGTTTCTTCAAGAATTGTGGAAGTTCCATCAGCGATAAATTCATGTCCCAAAGCAGTTATACTT GTGGCTAGTGCGGCTTATGGCACTGATCATGTCCCAGCACTTGATATTATAAGAAGATTAAAGTCCAGAAATGGACTAGTTAttggcatcattttgaagccttTCAGCTTTGAAGGACGAAGGCGCTATGATGAG GTCACGGATTTGATTGACAAACTTCAAAGGCATGCAACTGTCTGTATAG TTATTGACACTGATGGTCTCCTCAAGAAAGATCTATTAACTCTGGATGAGGCTTTGAAGACTTCATATAATGCTGTGCTGATGGCTGTTAATGCCATTCCAATTCTCATGTCT GACGACCACATAAAGCTTCTAGATGTGATAGATGGCGGTACTAAGGAACTGAGTGGTCCAGAGCTAATAAAA ATTCTTGAAAGTTACAAAGAGGCCAAGACTGGATTTGGATCTGGCTACAATATTGAAACTTCAATTCTGCGAGCTGTGTATGACTGCCCCTTCCTTGGTCTGGGAGTAAAG GGCTCAAATGGTGTGATTATATGCATTATTGCAAGTTCAGGTGCTGTAAACTCCAGCAATGTGCATAGCATCTTGCACACGTTTCGTCAAACTACCGGATGCAATGGAGACATTGTGATTTCCATTGTCCAGGAACCCAATATGGAGGCAAATTTAATAGTAACTACTTTAGTTACGTGTGG GTACGCTGAACAGGAATCTTCCCAAAAAAGTAACTTATTCTCTAGACTGGCACAACATCTTCCTTTCATTTTTAATATCCTTAAGAAGCCAGATCCACCACTTCAAACTGCTAAAGAAAGCAAAATCGATGAGAGTCCAGTAATTTCTGATATGGCAGAATTTATTTCTGTGGATAATGCGCGTAAGGATGAGTCAGTCTATGCTGGGGAACTGCAGACATTATTTCGCACTGATAGTGAAGGAGCATCTTCTTTGAG AGATTATGATAATGTTTCtgatgaaaggaagattgaactGTCAAACTTTGACCCTTATTCATCCACGGATGATGTTGGTACTGAAG AACCTCTTGTTTTTAAAAGAGAGCTGCTCACCAGATGGAATCTGAGGCCAGGAAATGACACTTCAGTAGGATTGGCTACAGAAGGGACCGAGAATATAGAAGCCAATGACATGGTTGACAATACCAGCACCTACAAACTTCCGGTTGGTGTAAAGCAGAAAGAACAGTTGCAAACTAGTCCAGGTTCCTCAAACTCAAGAACTTATACGGGGAGGAAATCTGAAGAAAGCAAAATCGCTCAGTCTAGAGATATTTCAAGTCTATCTCAGGATGCAGTGGATGAAGAATACAGCGAAATTATGGCAGATGTTTACAACTCTAACCCTTCCTTGACTGAAAGAAACTATGCCAGTGTTCCAAAAAAGAAAGGAGTTCTCTCTTCTCGGGCGGCCTCTATGCTG GAAGCCGAGCGAGATTCAAAAAAGAAGTGGATTCCTATAGTTGAAATGAAATACAGGGGAGGTATATACAGAGGTCGGATTGAAGGAGGACTTCCCGAAGGAAAG GGCTGCTTGTCTCTTGGAGATGGAAGCAAATATGATGGTATGTGGCGCTACGGAAAGAAGTCAGGGTTGGGTACATTTTACTTCAATAATGGTGATATTTATCGGGGGTCATGGAGAGATGATCTCATGCACGGAAAG GGGTGGTTTTACTTTCATACTGGGGATCGATGGTTTGTGAACTTTTGGAAGGGAAAGGCTAATGGAGAAGGACGTTTCTATTCAAAGCTTGGTGATGTTTTCTTTGGCCACTTTAAAGATGGATGGCGCCATGGCCGTTTTCTTTGTATCAACATTGACGGGACGAG GAGTACTGAAGTATGGGATGAAGGCCTTCTACAAAGCCGAAAGAATTTGGATTCTGACACCGGAACAGGATAG
- the LOC107804253 gene encoding protein ACCUMULATION AND REPLICATION OF CHLOROPLASTS 3, chloroplastic isoform X6 — protein MDLLLPISVRLSAFSRGSLCALSPTNPFNSCSFPHQRIRIKLKCSPEPTRAETNSIFDSRDSNNYEGNRENDMQGEGLKNVWEETEFVEVFGIGSRKDALLDFCLASPSISPALRFWNILMKDSEKVLLQEKLPTEDVSSRIVEVPSAINSCPKAVILVASAAYGTDHVPALDIIRRLKSRNGLVIGIILKPFSFEGRRRYDEVTDLIDKLQRHATVCIVIDTDGLLKKDLLTLDEALKTSYNAVLMAVNAIPILMSDDHIKLLDVIDGGTKELSGPELIKILESYKEAKTGFGSGYNIETSILRAVYDCPFLGLGVKGSNGVIICIIASSGAVNSSNVHSILHTFRQTTGCNGDIVISIVQEPNMEANLIVTTLVTCGYAEQESSQKSNLFSRLAQHLPFIFNILKKPDPPLQTAKESKIDESPVISDMAEFISVDNARKDESVYAGELQTLFRTDSEGASSLRDYDNVSDERKIELSNFDPYSSTDDVGTEEPLVFKRELLTRWNLRPGNDTSVGLATEGTENIEANDMVDNTSTYKLPVGVKQKEQLQTSPGSSNSRTYTGRKSEESKIAQSRDISSLSQDAVDEEYSEIMADVYNSNPSLTERNYASVPKKKGVLSSRAASMLEAERDSKKKWIPIVEMKYRGGIYRGRIEGGLPEGKGWFYFHTGDRWFVNFWKGKANGEGRFYSKLGDVFFGHFKDGWRHGRFLCINIDGTRSTEVWDEGLLQSRKNLDSDTGTG, from the exons ATGGACCTTCTCCTTCCCATTTCAGTGCGACTCTCTGCATTTTCACGCGGTTCACTGTGCGCTCTTTCTCCGACAAATCCCTTCAATTCTTGCTCTTTTCCACACCAGAGAATTAGAATCAAGTTGAAATGCAGCCCCGAGCCTACGCGAGCGGAAACGAACTCGATTTTCGACAGCAGAGACAGTAACAATTATGAAGGGAATCGTGAAAATGATATGCAGGGAGAAGGGTTAAAAAATGTGTGGGAAGAGACTGAGTTTGTGGAGGTATTTGGGATTGGCAGCAGGAAAGACGCTCTGCTTGACTTCTGCTTGGCTTCACCTTCTATTTCCCCCGCTTTAAGATTTTG GAATATTCTCATGAAAGACTCAGAAAAGGTGCTATTACAAGAGAAATTGCCTACAGAAG ATGTTTCTTCAAGAATTGTGGAAGTTCCATCAGCGATAAATTCATGTCCCAAAGCAGTTATACTT GTGGCTAGTGCGGCTTATGGCACTGATCATGTCCCAGCACTTGATATTATAAGAAGATTAAAGTCCAGAAATGGACTAGTTAttggcatcattttgaagccttTCAGCTTTGAAGGACGAAGGCGCTATGATGAG GTCACGGATTTGATTGACAAACTTCAAAGGCATGCAACTGTCTGTATAG TTATTGACACTGATGGTCTCCTCAAGAAAGATCTATTAACTCTGGATGAGGCTTTGAAGACTTCATATAATGCTGTGCTGATGGCTGTTAATGCCATTCCAATTCTCATGTCT GACGACCACATAAAGCTTCTAGATGTGATAGATGGCGGTACTAAGGAACTGAGTGGTCCAGAGCTAATAAAA ATTCTTGAAAGTTACAAAGAGGCCAAGACTGGATTTGGATCTGGCTACAATATTGAAACTTCAATTCTGCGAGCTGTGTATGACTGCCCCTTCCTTGGTCTGGGAGTAAAG GGCTCAAATGGTGTGATTATATGCATTATTGCAAGTTCAGGTGCTGTAAACTCCAGCAATGTGCATAGCATCTTGCACACGTTTCGTCAAACTACCGGATGCAATGGAGACATTGTGATTTCCATTGTCCAGGAACCCAATATGGAGGCAAATTTAATAGTAACTACTTTAGTTACGTGTGG GTACGCTGAACAGGAATCTTCCCAAAAAAGTAACTTATTCTCTAGACTGGCACAACATCTTCCTTTCATTTTTAATATCCTTAAGAAGCCAGATCCACCACTTCAAACTGCTAAAGAAAGCAAAATCGATGAGAGTCCAGTAATTTCTGATATGGCAGAATTTATTTCTGTGGATAATGCGCGTAAGGATGAGTCAGTCTATGCTGGGGAACTGCAGACATTATTTCGCACTGATAGTGAAGGAGCATCTTCTTTGAG AGATTATGATAATGTTTCtgatgaaaggaagattgaactGTCAAACTTTGACCCTTATTCATCCACGGATGATGTTGGTACTGAAG AACCTCTTGTTTTTAAAAGAGAGCTGCTCACCAGATGGAATCTGAGGCCAGGAAATGACACTTCAGTAGGATTGGCTACAGAAGGGACCGAGAATATAGAAGCCAATGACATGGTTGACAATACCAGCACCTACAAACTTCCGGTTGGTGTAAAGCAGAAAGAACAGTTGCAAACTAGTCCAGGTTCCTCAAACTCAAGAACTTATACGGGGAGGAAATCTGAAGAAAGCAAAATCGCTCAGTCTAGAGATATTTCAAGTCTATCTCAGGATGCAGTGGATGAAGAATACAGCGAAATTATGGCAGATGTTTACAACTCTAACCCTTCCTTGACTGAAAGAAACTATGCCAGTGTTCCAAAAAAGAAAGGAGTTCTCTCTTCTCGGGCGGCCTCTATGCTG GAAGCCGAGCGAGATTCAAAAAAGAAGTGGATTCCTATAGTTGAAATGAAATACAGGGGAGGTATATACAGAGGTCGGATTGAAGGAGGACTTCCCGAAGGAAAG GGGTGGTTTTACTTTCATACTGGGGATCGATGGTTTGTGAACTTTTGGAAGGGAAAGGCTAATGGAGAAGGACGTTTCTATTCAAAGCTTGGTGATGTTTTCTTTGGCCACTTTAAAGATGGATGGCGCCATGGCCGTTTTCTTTGTATCAACATTGACGGGACGAG GAGTACTGAAGTATGGGATGAAGGCCTTCTACAAAGCCGAAAGAATTTGGATTCTGACACCGGAACAGGATAG